A region of Thioalbus denitrificans DNA encodes the following proteins:
- a CDS encoding TorD/DmsD family molecular chaperone has product MVKRPPPAELRALALLLAAPAEESLEAVRGLAVHQPWLAPVLEELEREPLAHWQAEHTRLFISGFPRTPCPPFASAWREGQLHGHAAMEQAGLYGRAGLAPAPGLPADYLGTTLEFAAHLLERGDPDAAGLLRELWEGHLVNWIPAFGDTLEQESRLQLYRAVGARLQRLFSGESHA; this is encoded by the coding sequence ATGGTGAAACGCCCACCACCCGCGGAGCTGCGGGCCCTGGCCCTGCTGCTGGCGGCACCGGCCGAGGAGTCCCTGGAGGCGGTGCGCGGGCTGGCCGTGCACCAGCCCTGGCTGGCGCCGGTGCTGGAGGAGCTGGAGCGTGAGCCCCTGGCCCACTGGCAGGCGGAGCACACCCGGCTGTTCATCTCCGGTTTCCCACGCACTCCCTGCCCGCCCTTCGCCTCGGCCTGGCGCGAGGGACAGCTGCATGGGCACGCGGCCATGGAACAGGCGGGGCTCTATGGCCGCGCCGGCCTGGCGCCGGCGCCGGGGCTCCCGGCGGACTACCTCGGCACGACGCTGGAATTCGCCGCCCACCTGCTCGAACGCGGTGATCCGGATGCGGCCGGCCTGCTGCGGGAGCTGTGGGAAGGTCACCTGGTGAACTGGATTCCGGCCTTCGGCGACACCCTGGAACAGGAGAGCCGCCTCCAGCTCTACCGGGCCGTGGGTGCCCGGCTGCAACGTCTGTTCAGTGGAGAAAGCCATGCCTGA
- the hybE gene encoding [NiFe]-hydrogenase assembly chaperone HybE translates to MPDSTWERCPVTLTGTGEAACAALAAAQSDLYHAHYRDDPAVNHALAIEVRAWRRLEGWGVALVLTPWMLARVWLRDTDPGLTLPAGWNAAERGGSEPVVLGPRMVFPVLNATQTAHLNHHPELGHHLLQPLILNLSPYPDADAAFAAWREVIARRDRFAAEKQRECRWQKEVSRREFFTGLGGQS, encoded by the coding sequence ATGCCTGACAGCACCTGGGAGCGATGCCCCGTCACCCTGACCGGAACGGGGGAAGCCGCCTGCGCGGCCCTGGCGGCGGCGCAGTCCGATCTCTACCACGCCCATTACCGGGACGATCCCGCCGTCAACCATGCGCTGGCGATCGAGGTCCGCGCCTGGCGCCGCCTCGAGGGCTGGGGCGTGGCGCTGGTCCTCACCCCCTGGATGCTGGCCCGGGTCTGGCTCCGGGATACCGACCCGGGGCTGACCCTGCCCGCCGGCTGGAACGCCGCCGAACGCGGTGGTTCCGAGCCGGTCGTTCTGGGACCCCGGATGGTTTTTCCTGTCCTCAACGCCACCCAGACGGCCCACCTGAACCACCACCCGGAACTGGGCCACCACCTCCTGCAGCCCCTCATCCTCAACCTCTCCCCCTACCCCGACGCCGACGCCGCCTTCGCCGCCTGGCGCGAGGTGATCGCCCGCCGCGACCGCTTCGCCGCCGAAAAACAGCGCGAGTGCCGCTGGCAGAAGGAAGTCTCGCGCCGGGAGTTCTTCACCGGCCTGGGGGGACAGAGCTAA